A stretch of Roseovarius sp. M141 DNA encodes these proteins:
- the cobA gene encoding uroporphyrinogen-III C-methyltransferase produces the protein MTGFVSFVGSGPGDPELLTLKAVDRLKRADAVLFDDLSSGPILSHARSGADLIGVGKRAGRASPRQHHVSRLLVEYAQIDQRVVRLKSGDSGLFGRLEEELIALREAGIPYEIIPGVPSAIAAAAAAGIPLTRRLTARRVQFVTGHDISGQLPQDMNLQALADPMATTVVFMGKRTFPKLYQTLHAHGLPADTPALLAEDVSGSDQRLTRMSVAALADRLSSEIGETPALILYGPLAEG, from the coding sequence ATGACCGGTTTCGTCAGCTTTGTCGGGTCCGGCCCCGGCGATCCCGAGCTATTGACCCTGAAGGCGGTGGACCGTTTGAAACGCGCCGATGCGGTGCTGTTCGACGATCTGTCCTCGGGGCCGATCCTGAGCCATGCGCGCAGCGGCGCCGACCTGATCGGTGTGGGCAAAAGGGCAGGGCGGGCATCGCCGCGTCAGCACCATGTCAGCCGTCTGCTGGTTGAATATGCGCAGATCGATCAGCGTGTCGTGCGGCTGAAATCCGGTGACAGCGGCCTGTTCGGGCGGCTGGAGGAAGAACTGATCGCGTTGCGCGAGGCGGGCATTCCCTATGAGATCATTCCCGGCGTGCCGTCGGCCATTGCCGCCGCCGCCGCCGCGGGCATCCCGCTGACCCGCCGCCTGACCGCGCGGCGCGTGCAATTTGTCACCGGCCATGACATCAGCGGTCAGCTGCCGCAGGATATGAACCTGCAAGCGCTGGCCGATCCGATGGCAACGACCGTCGTTTTCATGGGGAAACGGACGTTTCCAAAACTGTATCAGACGCTGCATGCCCACGGGTTGCCCGCCGATACCCCCGCGCTTCTGGCCGAGGATGTCAGTGGTTCCGATCAGCGCCTGACGCGGATGAGCGTCGCGGCGCTGGCTGACCGGCTGAGCAGTGAAATAGGCGAGACGCCAGCGCTGATCCTCTACGGTCCGCTTGCCGAGGGATGA
- the cobF gene encoding precorrin-6A synthase (deacetylating), whose protein sequence is MIEDLWLIGIGTGSPGHVTGEGMQALRDAATILVPHKGAGKDDLAELRRRIIAASGTAARIITFDYPVRDPDLPYIERVDAWHDQIAARWQAALGPGGADGPVALLVWGDPSLYDSTMRIAARLPAPPQVRVVPGITAIQALTAAHAIPLNTINGPVQITTGRRLRDHGWPEDAETIVVMLDGECSFRNLDPKGVTIWWGAFLGMPEQVLHHGALADAADPIEAMRKAARAEHGWIMDIYLLRRR, encoded by the coding sequence GTGATTGAAGATCTCTGGCTGATCGGGATCGGGACCGGCAGTCCGGGCCATGTGACGGGCGAGGGGATGCAGGCGCTGCGCGACGCGGCGACGATCCTTGTGCCGCACAAGGGCGCGGGCAAGGACGACCTGGCCGAACTGAGGCGCCGCATCATTGCAGCCAGCGGCACGGCGGCGCGGATCATCACCTTTGACTATCCGGTGCGCGACCCGGACCTGCCGTATATCGAGCGGGTGGACGCATGGCATGATCAGATCGCCGCGCGCTGGCAGGCGGCCCTGGGCCCTGGCGGGGCAGACGGCCCCGTCGCCCTGCTGGTGTGGGGCGATCCATCGCTGTATGACAGCACCATGCGTATCGCCGCGCGCCTGCCTGCGCCGCCTCAGGTCCGCGTGGTGCCGGGGATTACGGCGATTCAGGCGCTGACGGCGGCCCATGCCATCCCGCTGAACACGATAAACGGCCCGGTGCAGATCACCACCGGGCGGCGATTGCGCGATCACGGCTGGCCCGAGGACGCCGAGACGATAGTGGTCATGCTGGATGGCGAATGCAGTTTCCGAAATCTGGACCCAAAGGGCGTCACGATCTGGTGGGGCGCCTTTCTGGGGATGCCGGAACAGGTATTACATCACGGCGCCTTGGCCGATGCCGCGGATCCTATCGAGGCCATGCGCAAGGCCGCCCGCGCCGAACATGGCTGGATCATGGACATCTATCTGCTTCGCAGGAGGTGA
- a CDS encoding cobalamin biosynthesis protein — MIVAGFGFRASAGLDSLRAALGLAYSGPDPDLLATAAGKEHSIALQALADEMGLNIHAVPPQRLRAQTTLTRSPPSQAAHGTGSVAEAAALAAAGPGARLIAARHISPDRMASCAIAEGDGQ, encoded by the coding sequence ATGATCGTCGCGGGGTTCGGATTTCGCGCAAGCGCCGGTTTGGACAGCCTGCGCGCGGCGCTCGGCTTGGCATATAGCGGGCCGGATCCCGATCTGCTGGCAACTGCGGCTGGCAAGGAACACAGCATAGCGTTGCAGGCATTGGCGGATGAGATGGGCCTAAATATCCATGCGGTGCCGCCCCAGCGTCTGAGGGCCCAAACGACACTGACACGATCCCCCCCCTCACAAGCCGCCCATGGCACCGGCAGCGTGGCCGAGGCGGCGGCGCTGGCGGCTGCCGGCCCCGGCGCGCGGCTGATCGCGGCGCGGCACATTTCACCCGATCGCATGGCGAGCTGCGCTATCGCAGAAGGAGACGGACAATGA
- a CDS encoding precorrin-8X methylmutase yields the protein MSYTYQTDGAAIYAQSFAMIRAEADLARFSADEEPIVVRMIHAAGMVGLERDVRLSPDFARAARAALDAGAPILCDARMVSEGVTRTRLPAENQVICTLWDPAVPDLAREMSNTRSAAALELWRPHLEGALVAIGNAPTALFHLLNMLEDPACPRPAAIIGCPVGFVGARESKDALWADQPVPCCIVEGRLGGSAITVAAINAIASRAE from the coding sequence ATGAGCTATACCTATCAGACCGATGGCGCCGCGATCTACGCGCAATCCTTCGCCATGATCCGCGCCGAGGCGGATCTGGCCCGCTTCAGCGCCGACGAAGAGCCGATCGTCGTGCGCATGATCCACGCCGCCGGAATGGTCGGGCTGGAGCGCGACGTGCGCCTGTCGCCGGATTTTGCCCGCGCCGCCCGCGCTGCGCTGGATGCCGGCGCGCCGATCCTGTGCGACGCCCGCATGGTCAGCGAGGGTGTGACGCGCACCCGCCTGCCTGCCGAAAATCAGGTGATCTGCACGCTCTGGGACCCCGCCGTGCCGGACCTTGCCCGCGAGATGTCAAACACCCGTTCCGCCGCCGCGCTGGAACTGTGGAGGCCGCATCTGGAGGGCGCGCTGGTGGCCATCGGCAACGCGCCGACCGCGCTGTTTCATCTGCTGAACATGCTGGAGGATCCGGCCTGCCCGCGCCCTGCGGCGATCATCGGTTGCCCCGTCGGATTTGTCGGCGCCCGCGAGAGCAAGGATGCGCTCTGGGCAGATCAGCCGGTGCCGTGCTGCATCGTCGAGGGGCGTCTGGGCGGCAGCGCCATCACCGTCGCCGCGATCAACGCCATTGCGAGTCGCGCAGAATGA
- the cobJ gene encoding precorrin-3B C(17)-methyltransferase, translating to MSGSLVIAGLGPGAGDLVTPQVTAALEQATDVVGYIPYVARIAARPGLTLHPSDNRVELDRSRHALEMAAEGRRVVVVSSGDPGVFAMAAAVFEAVESGPPAWRNLNIEVLPGITAMLAAAARVGAPLGHDFCAINLSDNLKPWALIEKRLRLAAEADFAMAFYNPRSKARPKGFARVLEILNESCRDARPVIFARAVSTAEEAIRVVALPDARPEMADMRTMVLVGTSTTRLITRDGAPFVYTPRSVPE from the coding sequence ATGAGCGGTTCGCTGGTCATCGCGGGGCTGGGGCCAGGCGCCGGGGATCTGGTGACGCCGCAGGTCACTGCCGCGCTTGAGCAGGCGACGGATGTGGTCGGCTACATTCCTTATGTGGCGCGCATTGCCGCCCGTCCGGGCCTGACGCTGCATCCCAGCGATAACCGGGTCGAGTTGGACCGTTCGCGCCACGCGCTGGAAATGGCGGCAGAGGGCCGCCGCGTCGTCGTGGTATCGTCGGGTGATCCAGGGGTGTTCGCCATGGCGGCGGCTGTGTTCGAGGCAGTCGAGTCCGGGCCGCCCGCATGGCGCAACCTGAACATCGAGGTGTTGCCGGGCATTACCGCCATGCTGGCCGCTGCCGCGCGCGTCGGCGCGCCCTTGGGCCATGATTTCTGCGCCATCAACCTCAGCGACAATCTGAAGCCCTGGGCGCTGATCGAAAAGCGTCTGCGCCTTGCCGCCGAGGCCGATTTTGCCATGGCGTTCTATAATCCCCGGTCCAAGGCGCGCCCCAAAGGGTTCGCCCGTGTTCTGGAGATCCTCAATGAGTCCTGCCGCGACGCCCGCCCGGTGATCTTTGCCCGTGCCGTGTCGACCGCCGAAGAGGCGATCCGCGTCGTGGCGCTGCCCGATGCGCGCCCTGAAATGGCCGACATGCGCACCATGGTGCTGGTCGGCACATCGACCACGCGGCTGATCACGCGTGACGGCGCGCCCTTTGTTTATACCCCCCGGTCGGTGCCGGAATGA
- the cobM gene encoding precorrin-4 C(11)-methyltransferase — protein MTIHFIGAGPGAPDLLTLRGRDLIASCPVCLYAGSLVPEEILSHCPEGAHIVNTASMDLDAIIGEMQRAHGAGQDVARLHSGDLSVWSAMGEQIRRLHALDIPVSVTPGVPSFAAAAAALGAELTLPGLAQSLVLTRTPGRASSMPEGETLVNFAATGATLAIHLSIQNLAHVTDSLTPAYGAECPVAIVFRASWPDQRIIRGTLADIAGRLDAGITRTALILVGPALGGEGFAESCLYAKDYDRRYRPQSANSPWAGWSDSDE, from the coding sequence ATGACCATTCATTTCATCGGTGCAGGTCCCGGCGCGCCGGACCTGTTGACGTTGCGGGGGCGCGATCTGATCGCATCCTGCCCGGTGTGCCTCTACGCCGGATCGCTGGTGCCGGAGGAAATCCTGAGCCACTGCCCCGAGGGCGCGCATATCGTGAACACCGCGTCGATGGATCTGGATGCGATCATTGGCGAAATGCAACGCGCGCACGGCGCCGGTCAGGATGTCGCGCGGCTGCATTCGGGGGATCTGTCGGTCTGGTCCGCGATGGGCGAGCAGATCCGCCGCCTGCACGCCCTGGACATCCCGGTGTCGGTCACGCCGGGCGTGCCGTCCTTTGCCGCCGCCGCCGCCGCGCTGGGGGCGGAGCTGACGCTGCCCGGCCTTGCGCAATCGCTGGTGCTGACGCGCACGCCGGGGCGGGCATCCTCGATGCCCGAGGGCGAGACGCTGGTTAATTTCGCCGCCACCGGGGCGACGCTGGCGATCCATCTGTCGATCCAGAACCTGGCCCATGTGACAGACAGCCTGACGCCCGCCTATGGCGCGGAGTGCCCCGTCGCCATCGTATTTCGCGCCTCCTGGCCGGATCAGCGGATCATTCGCGGCACTCTGGCCGACATTGCCGGGCGGCTGGACGCGGGGATCACGCGCACCGCGCTGATCCTCGTCGGGCCTGCCTTGGGTGGGGAGGGGTTCGCGGAAAGCTGCCTTTACGCCAAGGATTACGACCGCCGCTACAGACCGCAAAGCGCGAACAGCCCTTGGGCCGGGTGGAGCGACAGCGATGAGTGA
- a CDS encoding cobalamin biosynthesis protein CobG, producing the protein MSAPQIKGWCPGAHRPMLAADGLVVRIRPRLARLEAAQALGLCDLARRYGHGYLDLTNRANLQIRGVAEGDHAALLHSLGDLGLLDADPALEERRNILVSPFWQEGDIVRRLTLALLARLSDLPDLPAKVGFAIDCGAGPVLTADSADLRIERAASGLILRADGAAAGRAVSEDSAIPALIEMAHWLADHITPDHRRMARVVAAAPLPPEWCDTPLLPPAQRPQIGVQANGAMIGAAFGHVDAAALTRVIRAQGLAAIRVTPWRTLFLEGGAPPDEPAFVTDPDDPLMRVDACPGAPYCPSATVPTRALARRLAPHVTGTLHVSGCSKGCARKRAADVTLIGREGRFDMLRQGCVENTPEQYGLSPDDILAEVSALK; encoded by the coding sequence ATGAGCGCGCCGCAGATCAAGGGCTGGTGCCCCGGCGCACATCGCCCGATGTTGGCTGCCGACGGGCTGGTCGTGCGCATCCGCCCGCGATTGGCGCGGCTTGAGGCGGCGCAGGCGCTGGGCCTGTGCGATCTGGCCCGGCGCTATGGTCATGGCTATCTGGACCTGACGAACCGCGCCAATCTGCAAATTCGCGGCGTGGCCGAGGGCGATCATGCCGCGCTTTTGCACAGCTTGGGCGATCTGGGCCTGCTGGATGCCGATCCGGCGCTGGAGGAGCGGCGCAACATTCTGGTCTCGCCGTTCTGGCAGGAGGGGGACATCGTTCGTCGCCTCACGCTGGCGTTGCTGGCGCGCCTGTCAGACCTGCCGGATCTGCCCGCCAAGGTCGGCTTTGCCATCGATTGCGGCGCCGGTCCGGTGCTGACCGCAGACAGCGCTGATCTGCGGATCGAGCGCGCGGCCTCCGGCCTGATCCTGCGCGCGGATGGTGCGGCGGCGGGGCGCGCGGTCAGCGAAGACAGCGCAATCCCCGCGCTGATCGAAATGGCGCACTGGCTGGCAGACCATATCACGCCGGACCACCGCCGCATGGCGCGCGTCGTCGCTGCGGCGCCCCTGCCGCCGGAGTGGTGCGATACGCCGCTCTTGCCGCCTGCACAGCGGCCTCAGATCGGCGTGCAGGCGAACGGTGCGATGATCGGGGCCGCGTTCGGCCATGTCGATGCCGCGGCATTGACGCGGGTGATCAGGGCGCAGGGGCTGGCCGCCATTCGCGTCACCCCATGGCGCACCCTGTTTCTGGAGGGCGGCGCCCCCCCCGATGAACCCGCTTTCGTCACCGACCCGGACGATCCGCTGATGCGCGTCGATGCCTGCCCCGGCGCGCCCTACTGCCCCTCGGCGACCGTCCCGACACGCGCCCTTGCGCGTCGCCTTGCGCCCCATGTCACCGGCACGCTGCATGTCTCGGGTTGCTCCAAGGGCTGCGCACGCAAGCGGGCGGCGGATGTGACGCTGATCGGGCGTGAGGGACGCTTTGACATGCTGCGCCAAGGCTGCGTAGAGAACACCCCTGAGCAATACGGACTCAGCCCCGATGACATTCTGGCCGAAGTGAGCGCACTGAAATGA
- a CDS encoding universal stress protein: MYKHILIPTDGSDLSLKGVEHGVRLAKENASQVSVIKVSQPYPLQSAATLDSWSTAQKAHAQDALAKAKAIAEKHGVDITTRQDTNDSAADAILESAQSLECDLIVMASHGRRGISRLLLGSQTSEVVSHSPIPVLVVR, encoded by the coding sequence ATGTACAAGCACATTCTGATTCCCACCGACGGCTCTGATCTGTCGCTGAAGGGGGTCGAGCATGGTGTCAGACTGGCCAAGGAAAACGCCAGCCAGGTGTCCGTGATCAAGGTCAGCCAACCCTACCCGCTGCAAAGCGCGGCAACGCTGGACTCCTGGAGCACCGCCCAGAAGGCCCACGCCCAGGACGCTTTGGCCAAGGCCAAGGCGATTGCCGAAAAGCACGGCGTCGACATCACAACGCGCCAGGACACCAACGATTCGGCTGCCGACGCGATTCTGGAGTCCGCCCAAAGCCTGGAATGCGATCTGATCGTCATGGCCTCGCATGGCCGACGCGGTATCAGCCGTCTGTTGCTGGGCAGCCAGACGTCCGAAGTCGTCAGCCACAGCCCGATCCCGGTGCTTGTCGTTCGCTAA
- the cbiE gene encoding precorrin-6y C5,15-methyltransferase (decarboxylating) subunit CbiE: MADAPWLTIVGLGEDAPDGLARASLAALEAAEIVMGPPRHLGLLPDLKAERIAWPVPFADGIAQLLALRGRRVVALASGDPFWFGAGSSIAQHLAPGEWMALPGPSTFSLVAARMGWSLERTECFGLHAAPLARLRPALAAGVWMIVLLRDGAAVRDLAEYLVDAGFGASDLVIHEAVGGPRERRTDGTAADVPSVEFAHPICAAVQVRGAGDALPLASGRPDAWFDSDGQMTKRSVRALTLSALAPRPFQHLWDIGGGSGSIGIEWLLSHPSVSATTIEPRGDRAARITQNAARLGADRLNVVQGAAPDALADLPRPDAVFVGGGLTPALLDWLEAHLPGGTRIVANAVTLETEALLAHAHARLGGELLRIELAQAAPLGTKRGWKASYPVVQWSATL; encoded by the coding sequence ATGGCTGACGCTCCGTGGCTGACCATCGTGGGATTGGGCGAAGATGCGCCGGACGGGTTGGCGCGCGCAAGCCTTGCCGCGCTGGAGGCGGCGGAAATCGTGATGGGGCCGCCAAGGCATCTGGGACTGCTGCCGGATCTAAAGGCCGAGCGGATTGCGTGGCCCGTGCCCTTCGCGGATGGGATTGCACAGCTTCTTGCCCTGCGCGGGCGGCGCGTTGTGGCGCTGGCATCGGGTGATCCGTTCTGGTTCGGCGCGGGTAGCAGTATTGCGCAGCATCTGGCGCCAGGCGAATGGATGGCCTTGCCCGGGCCGTCGACCTTCTCGCTGGTGGCGGCGCGCATGGGCTGGTCGCTGGAGCGCACGGAATGCTTTGGCCTGCATGCCGCGCCCCTTGCCCGGCTGCGGCCGGCGCTTGCCGCTGGCGTTTGGATGATCGTGCTGCTGCGCGATGGGGCGGCGGTGCGGGATCTGGCCGAGTACCTTGTCGATGCCGGGTTCGGCGCGTCCGATCTGGTCATCCACGAGGCCGTGGGCGGCCCCCGCGAGCGGCGCACGGATGGCACGGCGGCGGATGTCCCGAGTGTTGAGTTTGCCCACCCGATCTGCGCGGCGGTTCAGGTGCGCGGCGCGGGCGATGCGCTGCCGCTGGCCAGCGGTCGGCCCGATGCGTGGTTCGACAGTGACGGTCAGATGACCAAGCGGTCGGTTCGGGCGCTGACCCTGTCGGCGCTGGCGCCGCGCCCGTTTCAACATCTGTGGGACATCGGCGGCGGCTCGGGGTCTATCGGGATCGAGTGGCTGCTGTCGCATCCCAGCGTCAGCGCCACCACGATCGAGCCGCGCGGGGATCGCGCGGCGCGGATCACGCAGAACGCCGCGCGGCTGGGCGCGGATCGCCTGAATGTCGTGCAGGGCGCGGCGCCGGACGCGCTGGCAGATCTGCCGCGCCCCGATGCGGTATTCGTCGGCGGCGGGCTGACGCCAGCGCTGCTGGACTGGCTGGAGGCGCATCTGCCCGGCGGTACAAGGATCGTCGCCAATGCCGTGACGCTGGAGACCGAAGCGCTGCTGGCCCACGCCCACGCGCGTCTGGGCGGCGAGTTGCTGCGCATCGAACTGGCGCAGGCCGCGCCGCTGGGGACAAAACGTGGCTGGAAGGCCAGTTACCCGGTTGTCCAGTGGAGCGCGACGCTATGA
- the cobI gene encoding precorrin-2 C(20)-methyltransferase → MSGAALTTGTIHGIGLGPGDPDLMSVRAHRLVTSARHVAFFRKQGRSGRARGMVEGMLPAGVVEFAMEYPVTTEIPLAHPGYNAALSAFYTDCTAHLRSLAARGEDVVVLCEGDPFFYGSFMHLYTRLKDDVPVQVVPATTGMSAAWTASGRPITWGDDVLSVLMATLPEDELVRHMEAADALVVMKIGRNIDKVRRALHRAGKYDDAWLVEYASMEGQAVQKLSQAEGRMTPYFSIVLVHGNGRRP, encoded by the coding sequence ATGAGCGGCGCGGCCCTGACCACCGGCACGATTCACGGCATCGGCCTCGGCCCCGGCGACCCGGACCTGATGAGCGTGCGCGCCCACCGGCTCGTCACCAGTGCCCGCCATGTCGCATTCTTTCGCAAGCAAGGGCGTTCAGGCCGCGCGCGCGGCATGGTCGAGGGGATGCTGCCCGCAGGCGTCGTGGAATTTGCCATGGAATATCCCGTCACCACCGAAATCCCGCTGGCGCATCCCGGCTACAATGCCGCCCTTTCGGCCTTTTACACGGATTGCACCGCCCATTTGCGCAGCTTGGCCGCGCGCGGCGAGGATGTTGTGGTGCTGTGCGAGGGCGATCCGTTCTTTTACGGCTCGTTCATGCATCTGTATACGCGGCTCAAGGACGACGTGCCGGTGCAGGTGGTTCCCGCAACTACCGGTATGTCGGCGGCATGGACGGCCTCGGGGCGGCCGATCACATGGGGCGACGACGTGCTGAGCGTGCTGATGGCGACCTTGCCCGAGGATGAGCTGGTTCGCCACATGGAAGCCGCCGACGCGCTGGTGGTGATGAAGATCGGCCGCAACATCGACAAGGTACGCCGCGCCCTGCACCGGGCGGGCAAATATGACGACGCGTGGCTGGTGGAATATGCCAGCATGGAAGGTCAGGCCGTGCAGAAATTGTCGCAGGCCGAGGGCCGCATGACGCCGTATTTCTCAATCGTGCTGGTGCATGGCAACGGACGCCGCCCATGA
- a CDS encoding cobalt-precorrin-6A reductase, protein MHENLLVLGGTSEATALCQALSAAGIRATVSLAGRVARPVRQPLPQRVGGFGGVAGLVRYLQNHAITHVVDATHPFAAQMSANAVAACAAARVPLIALTRAPWQAGPGDRWTHVPDIAGAVAALDRAPARVMLAVGRMQLAEFAPNPQHFYLLRLIDAPDAPLPFATCDIVQDRGPFSVAGDLALMRDYRINLVVSKNSGGTGAAAKITAARDLGLPVIMIDRPAIPARPEAHSVPEVLAWLVHSGTDRGV, encoded by the coding sequence ATGCATGAAAACCTTCTGGTGTTGGGCGGCACGAGTGAGGCCACCGCACTTTGCCAAGCCCTGAGCGCAGCGGGTATTCGCGCAACCGTCTCCTTGGCGGGCCGGGTTGCGCGGCCCGTGCGCCAGCCGCTGCCGCAGCGCGTGGGGGGCTTTGGCGGTGTGGCGGGGTTGGTGCGCTACCTGCAAAATCACGCAATCACCCACGTCGTGGATGCAACACACCCCTTTGCCGCGCAGATGAGCGCCAATGCCGTGGCCGCCTGCGCCGCAGCGCGTGTGCCCCTGATCGCGCTGACCCGCGCGCCCTGGCAGGCCGGGCCGGGTGATCGCTGGACGCATGTGCCCGATATTGCTGGCGCCGTCGCGGCGCTGGACCGCGCGCCCGCCCGCGTCATGCTGGCCGTCGGGCGCATGCAACTGGCTGAATTTGCGCCCAATCCGCAGCATTTCTACCTGCTGCGCCTGATCGATGCGCCCGATGCGCCGCTGCCCTTTGCCACCTGCGACATCGTGCAGGATCGCGGCCCGTTCAGCGTTGCGGGCGATCTGGCGCTGATGCGCGACTACCGGATCAACCTTGTCGTTTCGAAAAACTCCGGCGGCACCGGCGCCGCCGCCAAGATCACGGCGGCGCGCGATCTGGGCCTGCCCGTCATCATGATCGACCGCCCCGCCATTCCAGCGCGGCCCGAAGCACATTCGGTGCCCGAGGTGCTGGCGTGGCTGGTTCATTCCGGCACCGACCGGGGGGTATAA
- a CDS encoding energy-coupling factor ABC transporter permease translates to MHIEPGVVDGAKMIFAYGTAAAAAGYAVKLIAGDLATHNVASFAVRTVLATIGVFIFFELMPHFAVGVSEVHFILGTTLFLLLGSAPAALGLAVGLLVQGMFFAPTDMPMYFVNVTTLLVPLFAIDALAQRIIPQDRAYVDLAYADVFKLSVAYQGGVVAWVAFWAVYGQGFGAANLNAVWTFGAAYMLVVLVEPIADLAILAGAKALRDGSIRGLFTHRLYNAS, encoded by the coding sequence ATGCATATCGAACCGGGCGTCGTCGACGGCGCAAAAATGATATTTGCCTATGGCACTGCCGCCGCCGCTGCCGGGTATGCCGTCAAGCTGATCGCGGGCGATCTGGCCACGCACAACGTCGCCTCTTTTGCTGTCCGCACCGTGCTGGCCACCATCGGCGTCTTCATATTTTTCGAACTGATGCCGCATTTCGCCGTCGGCGTGTCCGAGGTGCATTTCATCCTTGGCACGACGCTGTTCCTGCTGCTGGGTTCAGCCCCGGCTGCGCTGGGTCTGGCCGTGGGTCTGCTGGTGCAGGGCATGTTCTTTGCGCCGACCGACATGCCGATGTACTTTGTCAACGTCACGACGCTGCTTGTACCGCTGTTTGCCATCGACGCGCTGGCGCAGCGCATCATCCCGCAGGACCGCGCCTATGTCGATCTGGCCTATGCGGACGTGTTCAAGCTGTCGGTCGCGTATCAGGGCGGCGTCGTCGCCTGGGTCGCGTTCTGGGCGGTCTACGGTCAGGGTTTCGGCGCGGCCAACCTGAACGCCGTCTGGACCTTTGGCGCGGCTTACATGCTGGTCGTTCTGGTCGAACCGATTGCCGATCTGGCCATTCTGGCGGGCGCCAAGGCGCTGCGCGACGGCAGTATCCGGGGGCTGTTCACGCATCGCCTGTATAACGCGTCCTGA
- a CDS encoding cobyrinate a,c-diamide synthase has protein sequence MSDAPGIMISAPSSGTGKTTVMLGLLRALADDGMRVQPFKSGPDYIDPAFHLAAAGRASFNLDTWAMGDGLLNAIAAQAKGAEICVAEGSMGLYDGVATRGQSGFGTSAETALRMGWPVVLVVDVSGQAQSAAAAALGFRMYNPDVPFAGVILNRVASPRHERLTALGMEKAGLTVLGALPRRGDLTLPERHLGLIQAVEHPDLEAAITGYATFLREHVDIDAIKSAARGKGAGQGGRLPPPPAQRIALAQDAAFSFTYPHLVEGWRAAGAEVLPFSPLADEAPDPGADLVWLPGGYPELHAGRLAAANTFRTGLRHHAETRPVHGECGGYMALGAALIDKEGQRHAMAGLLGLVTSYEKRKFHLGYRQAVLHAPLPGHAPGARLRGHEYHYSTILEQPDAPLAAVGDADGNPVPETGSYRGHVSGTFFHLITAEEEA, from the coding sequence ATGAGTGATGCACCCGGCATAATGATCTCGGCCCCGTCCTCGGGGACGGGCAAGACGACGGTGATGCTGGGCCTGTTGCGTGCGCTGGCCGATGATGGGATGCGGGTGCAGCCGTTCAAATCGGGGCCCGATTACATCGACCCGGCGTTTCATCTGGCCGCCGCCGGGCGCGCGTCGTTCAACCTCGATACATGGGCGATGGGCGACGGGCTGCTGAACGCCATCGCGGCGCAGGCCAAGGGCGCCGAGATCTGCGTCGCCGAAGGGTCGATGGGTCTCTATGACGGGGTCGCCACGCGCGGGCAAAGCGGCTTTGGCACCAGCGCCGAAACGGCGTTGCGCATGGGCTGGCCCGTGGTGCTGGTCGTCGACGTCAGCGGACAGGCGCAATCGGCGGCAGCGGCGGCGCTGGGATTCAGGATGTATAACCCGGATGTGCCGTTTGCCGGTGTGATCCTGAACCGGGTTGCGTCGCCCCGGCATGAACGTCTGACGGCGCTGGGCATGGAAAAGGCCGGGCTGACAGTGCTGGGCGCCCTGCCACGGCGCGGTGATCTGACATTGCCCGAGCGGCATCTGGGCCTCATTCAGGCGGTCGAGCATCCCGATCTGGAGGCCGCTATCACAGGTTATGCCACGTTCCTGCGCGAACACGTCGATATAGACGCGATCAAATCGGCGGCTCGCGGCAAGGGCGCGGGACAGGGCGGCAGGTTGCCCCCGCCGCCCGCGCAGCGGATCGCGCTGGCGCAGGATGCGGCGTTTTCGTTCACCTATCCGCATCTGGTCGAAGGCTGGCGCGCGGCGGGGGCCGAGGTGCTGCCGTTTTCGCCGCTGGCGGATGAGGCGCCGGACCCCGGCGCCGATCTGGTCTGGCTGCCGGGCGGTTATCCCGAACTGCACGCAGGTCGGCTGGCGGCGGCGAATACTTTCCGCACCGGCCTGCGGCATCACGCCGAAACGCGGCCCGTGCATGGTGAATGTGGTGGCTACATGGCACTGGGCGCGGCGCTGATCGACAAGGAGGGACAGCGCCACGCGATGGCCGGGCTGCTGGGCCTCGTCACCAGCTATGAGAAACGCAAATTTCATCTGGGCTACCGGCAGGCAGTGCTGCATGCGCCCCTGCCGGGGCACGCGCCCGGCGCCCGGTTGCGCGGGCATGAGTACCACTACTCCACCATTCTGGAACAGCCCGATGCGCCGCTGGCGGCCGTGGGCGATGCCGATGGCAACCCGGTGCCGGAAACGGGGTCGTATCGCGGTCATGTCTCGGGCACGTTCTTTCACCTTATCACGGCGGAGGAGGAGGCATGA